From Bradyrhizobium sp. NDS-1, the proteins below share one genomic window:
- a CDS encoding cysteine desulfurase: MSTHPAVKNGTYDVARVRQDFPALAMQVYGKNLVYLDNAASAQKPSAVLDRMTQAYTSEYANVHRGLHYLANAATEAYEGGRTKVAQFINAPRTEEVIFTRNATEAINLVASSWGGPNIGEGDEIVISIMEHHSNIVPWHFLRERQGAVIKWAPVDDEGNFLVDEFEKLLTAKTKLVAITQMSNALGTIVPIKDVVKIAHARGIPVLVDGSQGAVHLPVDVQDLGCDFYVFTGHKVYGPTGIGVLWAKYDHLVAMRPFNGGGEMIREVSRDFISYGDPPHKFEAGTPAIVEAVGLGAAIDYVNSVGKERIAAHEHDLTTYAQDRLREINSLRLIGTARGKGPVISFELKGAHAHDVATVIDRQGIAVRAGTHCVMPLLERFNVTATCRASFGMYNTREEVDHLAQALLKARDLFA; encoded by the coding sequence ATGAGCACGCATCCCGCGGTCAAGAACGGAACTTACGACGTCGCACGCGTGCGCCAGGACTTTCCGGCGCTCGCCATGCAGGTCTACGGCAAGAACCTGGTCTATCTCGACAACGCCGCCTCGGCGCAGAAGCCCAGCGCCGTGCTCGACCGCATGACGCAGGCCTACACCAGCGAATACGCCAACGTGCATCGCGGCCTGCACTACCTCGCCAACGCCGCGACGGAAGCCTATGAGGGCGGCCGCACCAAGGTCGCGCAGTTCATCAACGCGCCTCGCACGGAAGAAGTGATCTTCACCCGCAACGCGACGGAGGCGATCAACCTGGTCGCCTCGTCCTGGGGCGGGCCGAACATCGGGGAAGGCGACGAGATCGTCATCTCGATCATGGAGCACCATTCCAACATCGTGCCCTGGCATTTCCTGAGGGAGCGTCAGGGTGCCGTGATCAAATGGGCGCCGGTCGACGACGAGGGCAATTTCCTCGTCGACGAGTTCGAGAAGCTGCTGACCGCGAAGACCAAGCTGGTCGCGATCACGCAGATGTCGAACGCGCTCGGCACCATCGTGCCCATCAAGGACGTCGTGAAGATCGCGCATGCGCGCGGCATTCCCGTGCTGGTCGACGGCAGTCAGGGCGCGGTGCATCTGCCCGTCGACGTCCAGGACCTCGGCTGCGACTTCTACGTCTTCACCGGCCACAAGGTTTATGGCCCGACAGGCATCGGCGTGCTCTGGGCCAAGTACGACCATCTCGTCGCGATGCGTCCCTTCAACGGCGGCGGCGAGATGATCCGCGAGGTCTCGCGCGACTTCATCAGCTATGGCGATCCCCCGCACAAGTTCGAGGCCGGCACGCCCGCGATCGTCGAGGCCGTCGGCCTTGGCGCCGCCATCGACTACGTCAATTCGGTCGGCAAGGAGCGCATCGCCGCCCACGAGCACGATCTCACCACCTACGCGCAGGATCGGCTTCGCGAGATCAACTCGCTGCGGCTGATCGGCACGGCGCGGGGCAAGGGCCCGGTGATCTCTTTCGAGCTCAAGGGCGCGCACGCCCACGACGTCGCCACCGTGATCGACCGCCAGGGCATCGCAGTGCGCGCCGGCACCCATTGCGTGATGCCTCTTTTAGAGCGGTTCAACGTCACGGCCACCTGCCGGGCCTCGTTCGGCATGTATAATACGCGGGAAGAAGTCGATCATCTGGCACAGGCGCTTCTGAAGGCGCGGGATTTGTTCGCATGA
- the sufD gene encoding Fe-S cluster assembly protein SufD, translated as MNVAVAKTGKGRAVSDLFTSAEGRLPGSPAITAVRREAFETYERLGLPHRRIEEWKYTDLRALVGEVLPLSAAPDAAALKRAADAVKAHAIDGARKLVLVDGVFAAELSDVKALAAEAGFRTLRETLEKDAGLLKTASTDAVIALNAAMATDGVLLSIADGARLSAPIQIVHIATAASASAFTRSQIAIGKGARATIVETFVAAGAKAYQVNDAVLVTVGDDSDVAHIRLMDDAPDAVNVSSHFVTIGANVKFNFFNMTTGAAVSRLQGFITLAGEGSELSANGVNLLQKTEHGDTTLVVDHAVPNCVSREIFRAVIDDRAHSVFQGRIIVRPDAQKTDGKMMIRALLLSDEAEADNKPELEIFADDVSCGHGATAGALDDSLLFYLKARGLPEKQAQALLIQAFVGEAIEQIADDGLREHVIGIAERWLERRQ; from the coding sequence ATGAACGTTGCTGTGGCAAAGACCGGAAAGGGCCGCGCGGTGAGCGATCTCTTCACCAGCGCCGAAGGCCGGCTGCCGGGTTCGCCCGCGATCACCGCCGTGCGCCGCGAGGCATTCGAGACCTATGAGCGTCTCGGCCTGCCGCACCGCCGGATCGAGGAATGGAAATACACCGATCTGCGTGCGCTGGTCGGCGAGGTTCTGCCGCTGTCAGCCGCGCCCGATGCGGCCGCGCTGAAGCGTGCCGCGGATGCGGTGAAGGCGCATGCGATCGACGGCGCCCGCAAGCTGGTGCTGGTCGACGGCGTGTTCGCGGCTGAGCTCTCCGACGTGAAGGCACTTGCCGCCGAGGCGGGCTTCAGGACGTTGCGGGAGACGCTGGAAAAGGATGCCGGTCTGCTGAAGACCGCGTCGACTGACGCCGTGATCGCGCTGAACGCGGCGATGGCGACCGATGGCGTCCTGCTGTCGATTGCCGACGGCGCCAGGCTGTCCGCGCCGATCCAGATCGTCCACATCGCGACCGCCGCGTCGGCCTCGGCGTTCACCCGCTCGCAGATCGCGATCGGGAAGGGCGCTCGCGCCACCATCGTTGAGACTTTCGTCGCGGCGGGTGCCAAGGCCTACCAGGTCAACGATGCCGTCCTTGTCACGGTCGGCGACGATTCCGATGTCGCGCACATCCGCCTGATGGATGATGCGCCTGATGCGGTGAATGTCTCGTCGCACTTCGTCACCATCGGCGCCAATGTGAAGTTCAACTTTTTCAACATGACGACCGGCGCCGCGGTCAGCCGCCTTCAGGGCTTCATCACGCTGGCGGGCGAGGGCAGCGAGCTCTCCGCCAATGGCGTGAACCTGTTGCAGAAGACCGAGCATGGCGACACCACGCTGGTGGTAGACCACGCCGTGCCGAACTGCGTCAGCCGCGAGATCTTCCGCGCCGTGATCGACGACCGCGCGCATTCGGTGTTCCAGGGCCGCATCATCGTCCGTCCCGACGCGCAGAAGACCGACGGCAAGATGATGATCCGCGCGCTGCTGCTCTCGGACGAAGCCGAGGCCGACAACAAGCCTGAGCTCGAGATTTTTGCCGACGACGTCTCCTGTGGCCACGGCGCCACCGCCGGCGCACTCGACGACAGCCTCTTGTTCTATCTGAAGGCGCGCGGCCTGCCGGAGAAGCAGGCCCAGGCGCTGCTGATCCAGGCTTTCGTCGGCGAGGCGATCGAGCAGATCGCCGATGACGGCTTGCGCGAGCATGTGATCGGCATCGCCGAGCGCTGGCTGGAGCGGCGCCAATGA
- the sufC gene encoding Fe-S cluster assembly ATPase SufC, whose product MALLEVKDLKVRVEEREILHGLTLTVNEGEIHAIMGPNGSGKSTLSHVIAGKPGYEVTDGQILFKGEDLLEMAPEERAAKGVFLAFQYPVEIPGVTTMNFLRTALNAQRKARGESELMVPDFLKKVREVSKSLNIPQDMLKRGVNVGFSGGEKKRNEVLQMALFEPSLCILDEMDSGLDIDALRIAADGVNALHSPKRAMVVITHYQRLLNYIVPDVVHVMSRGRVVKSGGKELALELEASGYAQFEDAA is encoded by the coding sequence ATGGCTTTGCTTGAAGTGAAAGACCTCAAGGTTCGTGTCGAGGAGCGCGAGATCCTCCACGGGCTGACGCTGACCGTGAACGAGGGCGAGATCCACGCGATCATGGGGCCGAACGGCTCCGGCAAGTCGACGCTCTCGCACGTCATCGCCGGCAAGCCCGGCTACGAGGTCACCGACGGACAGATCCTGTTCAAGGGCGAAGATCTGCTGGAGATGGCGCCCGAGGAGCGCGCCGCCAAGGGCGTGTTCCTGGCGTTCCAGTATCCGGTCGAGATTCCCGGCGTCACCACCATGAATTTCCTCCGCACCGCGCTCAACGCGCAGCGCAAGGCGCGCGGCGAGAGCGAATTGATGGTGCCGGATTTCCTGAAGAAGGTTCGCGAGGTCTCGAAGTCGCTGAACATTCCGCAGGACATGCTCAAGCGCGGCGTCAATGTCGGTTTCTCCGGCGGCGAGAAGAAGCGCAACGAGGTGCTGCAGATGGCGCTGTTCGAGCCGAGCCTGTGCATCCTCGACGAGATGGATTCGGGCCTCGACATCGACGCGCTGCGCATTGCGGCCGACGGCGTCAACGCGCTGCATTCGCCGAAGCGCGCGATGGTCGTGATCACCCATTATCAGCGGCTGCTGAATTACATCGTGCCCGATGTCGTGCACGTGATGTCCAGGGGCCGTGTCGTGAAGAGCGGCGGCAAGGAATTGGCGCTGGAGCTGGAGGCGTCCGGATACGCCCAGTTCGAGGATGCCGCGTAA
- the sufB gene encoding Fe-S cluster assembly protein SufB has protein sequence MPAVQETVERVKRIDVDQYRYGFETLIESDKAPKGLSEDTVKFISEKKTEPAWMLQWRLEAYRRWLTMTEPTWARVDYPKIDFQDLYYYAAPKPKKTISSLDEIDPEILKTYEKLGIPLREVAMLEGVEPKPGEEDPARRKIAVDAVFDSVSVATTFKAELKKAGVIFMPISEAIREHPELVQKYLGSVVPTSDNFYATLNSAVFSDGSFVYVPPGVRCPMELSTYFRINERNTGQFERTLIIADKGSYVSYLEGCTAPQRDENQLHAAVVELVAHDDAEIKYSTVQNWYPGNSEGKGGIYNFVTKRGDCRGNNSKISWTQVETGSAITWKYPSCILRGDNSRGEFYSIAISNGFQQVDSGTKMIHLGKNTSSRIISKGIAAGRSQNTYRGLVTAHRKATGARNFTACDSLLIGDKCGAHTVPYIEAKNSSATFEHEATTSKISEDVLFYCIQRGLSQEEAVGLVVNGFVKDVLQQLPMEFAVEAQKLISISLEGSVG, from the coding sequence ATGCCAGCCGTACAAGAGACGGTCGAGCGCGTGAAGCGCATCGACGTCGATCAATATCGTTATGGGTTTGAGACCCTGATCGAGTCCGACAAGGCCCCCAAGGGTTTGTCGGAAGATACCGTCAAGTTCATCTCCGAGAAGAAGACCGAGCCCGCCTGGATGCTCCAGTGGCGGCTCGAAGCCTATCGGCGCTGGCTGACCATGACCGAGCCGACCTGGGCGCGTGTCGATTATCCCAAGATCGACTTCCAGGACCTCTATTACTACGCGGCCCCGAAGCCGAAGAAGACGATCTCCTCGCTCGACGAGATCGATCCGGAAATCCTGAAGACCTACGAGAAGCTCGGCATCCCCTTGCGGGAAGTCGCCATGCTCGAAGGCGTGGAACCCAAGCCCGGCGAGGAAGATCCCGCGCGCCGCAAGATCGCGGTCGATGCTGTCTTCGATTCGGTCTCGGTTGCGACTACGTTCAAGGCGGAGCTGAAGAAGGCCGGCGTGATCTTCATGCCGATCTCGGAGGCGATCCGCGAGCACCCTGAATTGGTGCAGAAATATCTGGGCTCGGTCGTGCCGACCTCGGACAATTTCTACGCGACGCTGAACTCGGCGGTGTTCTCCGACGGCTCGTTCGTCTACGTGCCGCCCGGCGTGCGCTGCCCGATGGAGCTGTCGACCTATTTCCGCATCAACGAGCGCAACACCGGCCAGTTCGAGCGGACGCTCATCATTGCCGACAAGGGCTCCTACGTCTCCTATCTCGAAGGCTGCACGGCGCCGCAGCGCGACGAGAACCAGCTCCACGCCGCCGTGGTCGAGCTCGTCGCCCATGACGACGCCGAGATCAAATATTCGACGGTGCAGAACTGGTATCCCGGCAATTCGGAAGGCAAGGGCGGCATCTACAATTTCGTCACCAAGCGTGGCGACTGCCGCGGCAACAATTCCAAGATCTCCTGGACCCAGGTCGAGACCGGATCGGCCATCACCTGGAAGTACCCGAGCTGCATCCTGCGCGGTGACAATTCGCGCGGCGAGTTCTACTCGATCGCGATCTCGAACGGCTTCCAGCAAGTCGACAGCGGCACCAAGATGATCCATCTCGGCAAGAACACGTCGAGCCGCATCATCTCCAAGGGCATCGCCGCCGGCAGGTCGCAGAACACCTATCGTGGTCTTGTGACGGCTCATCGGAAAGCGACCGGCGCGCGCAACTTCACCGCCTGCGACTCCCTGCTGATCGGCGACAAATGCGGCGCGCACACCGTGCCGTACATCGAAGCCAAGAACTCCTCTGCGACGTTCGAGCACGAGGCGACGACCTCGAAGATCTCCGAGGACGTGCTGTTCTACTGCATCCAGCGCGGTCTCTCGCAGGAAGAGGCGGTCGGCCTCGTCGTCAACGGCTTCGTCAAGGACGTGCTGCAGCAGCTCCCGATGGAGTTCGCGGTGGAAGCGCAGAAGCTGATCTCGATCTCGCTGGAAGGGTCGGTCGGCTAG
- a CDS encoding cysteine desulfurase family protein translates to MPTRVYLDWNATTPLRPEARAAMVAAFDLLGNPSSVHAEGREARRLVEEARAELAAAVGALPRNVVFTSAGTEANALALSLGLRGPAGGPVERLLVSAGEHASVLAGGRFPGATIGLIKVTRSGVVDLEHLKAQLNDGPPALVSVMAANNETGALQPIAEAARIVHEAGGLLHVDAIQALGKIPFDIRAVGADLATFSAHKIGGPKGIGALVVAEGIVGLEPVLRGGGQELNRRAGTENVAGIAGFGAAVKASLQALREDAEQMATLRIRLENGIRGIAAATIFSDDVERLPNTVLFTAPGLKAETAVIGFDLEGVAVSSGSACSSGKVQPSHVLSAMGYDPVVAQGAVRLSLGWSTEPDDINRALEAWRKLGNTLLKG, encoded by the coding sequence ATGCCGACCCGTGTCTATCTCGACTGGAACGCGACCACGCCGCTGCGCCCCGAGGCGCGGGCGGCAATGGTTGCGGCCTTTGACCTTCTCGGCAATCCGTCGTCGGTCCATGCCGAGGGGCGGGAGGCGAGGCGGCTGGTCGAGGAGGCCCGTGCCGAGCTGGCCGCGGCGGTCGGTGCATTGCCCCGGAACGTCGTCTTTACCTCGGCCGGAACCGAGGCCAACGCGCTGGCGCTGTCGCTGGGCCTGCGTGGACCGGCCGGCGGCCCTGTCGAGCGGCTGCTGGTCTCCGCGGGCGAGCACGCTTCGGTGCTGGCCGGAGGGCGATTCCCCGGAGCCACGATCGGTCTGATCAAGGTTACCCGCTCCGGCGTGGTCGACCTCGAGCATCTGAAGGCCCAGCTCAATGACGGCCCGCCGGCGCTGGTTTCGGTCATGGCCGCCAACAACGAGACGGGAGCGCTCCAGCCGATCGCCGAGGCGGCACGTATCGTTCACGAGGCGGGGGGCCTCCTGCACGTCGATGCGATCCAGGCGCTGGGTAAAATCCCGTTCGATATCAGGGCTGTAGGCGCCGACCTTGCGACCTTTTCTGCGCACAAGATCGGCGGCCCCAAGGGGATCGGTGCCCTGGTCGTGGCCGAAGGAATCGTCGGTCTGGAGCCCGTCCTGCGAGGCGGGGGACAGGAGCTCAACCGTCGTGCCGGAACTGAGAATGTTGCCGGCATCGCGGGCTTTGGCGCGGCGGTGAAGGCCTCGCTTCAGGCTCTGCGGGAGGATGCGGAACAAATGGCAACCCTCAGAATACGCTTGGAAAATGGTATTCGAGGGATTGCAGCCGCAACGATCTTCTCAGATGATGTTGAGCGGTTGCCAAATACCGTTCTGTTTACGGCGCCCGGTCTCAAAGCCGAGACGGCCGTGATTGGCTTCGACCTCGAAGGCGTCGCAGTTTCCTCCGGTTCGGCCTGTTCCTCGGGAAAGGTCCAGCCGTCCCACGTTCTTTCGGCCATGGGCTATGACCCGGTGGTCGCCCAGGGAGCGGTGCGTCTCAGTCTGGGCTGGTCCACCGAACCAGATGACATCAATAGGGCGTTAGAGGCTTGGCGAAAGCTCGGTAATACCCTACTTAAGGGCTAA
- a CDS encoding acyltransferase family protein: MTTPQQFQNPERRIDLDWVRILAFGLLIFYHVGMLYVSWGFHIKSVHRLTWLEPVMLFVNPWRLSLLFLVSGVATRFMLDKSSLASLAGARSARLLIPLIFGMLVIVPPQSYLQIVESLGYPAGFFDFYLRHYFAFGAQFCPNPCIVLPTWNHLWFVVYLWVYTMALIGVLALWPAGAEWLGRKLAVVLAGPWLLIVPCLLFAAWRLVLFPAFPSTHALFGDWYNHADHATAFLLGFLLAKQEGIWRNLERQRWAALVAAGACFFAFILVRAGVFVPSPALKWGAASAYGCYQWLAIAAVLGFARRCFTADSPVRRYLTDAIFPYYIMHQTAIIVIAHALHDSGLPVGIEASIVIIGTALTCVVTYELVRRIAWLRPLFGLRAAPRTAARMEQPRAARRARPSDWPDGKRC; this comes from the coding sequence ATGACAACACCACAGCAATTCCAAAACCCGGAAAGGCGCATCGATCTGGACTGGGTGCGGATTTTAGCCTTCGGGCTCTTGATCTTCTACCACGTCGGCATGCTCTACGTGTCCTGGGGATTTCACATCAAGAGCGTGCACCGGCTGACCTGGCTGGAACCGGTGATGCTGTTCGTCAACCCCTGGCGGCTGTCGCTGCTGTTCCTGGTGTCCGGGGTTGCCACCCGCTTCATGCTCGACAAGTCCAGCCTGGCCTCGCTCGCCGGGGCGCGGTCGGCGCGGCTCTTGATCCCGCTGATTTTCGGCATGCTCGTGATCGTGCCGCCGCAATCCTATCTCCAGATCGTGGAAAGCCTCGGCTATCCCGCAGGCTTCTTCGATTTCTACCTCAGGCACTACTTTGCCTTCGGCGCGCAGTTCTGTCCGAACCCCTGCATCGTGCTGCCGACCTGGAACCATCTCTGGTTCGTGGTCTATCTGTGGGTCTACACGATGGCCCTGATCGGCGTGCTCGCGCTGTGGCCGGCCGGCGCCGAGTGGCTCGGCCGGAAGCTGGCTGTCGTGCTCGCCGGACCATGGCTCCTGATCGTGCCTTGCCTGCTGTTTGCGGCTTGGCGCCTGGTGCTGTTTCCGGCTTTCCCGTCGACGCATGCGCTGTTCGGCGACTGGTACAACCATGCGGACCATGCGACGGCCTTCCTGCTCGGCTTCCTGCTGGCGAAGCAGGAGGGGATCTGGCGCAACCTCGAGCGCCAGCGCTGGGCGGCACTGGTGGCTGCAGGTGCCTGCTTCTTTGCCTTCATCCTGGTTCGCGCCGGCGTTTTCGTGCCGTCACCCGCGCTGAAGTGGGGCGCCGCCTCGGCCTATGGTTGCTATCAATGGCTCGCGATCGCCGCTGTGCTGGGCTTTGCGCGGCGCTGCTTCACAGCCGACAGTCCCGTGCGCCGCTATCTGACCGATGCGATCTTCCCGTATTACATCATGCATCAGACCGCGATCATCGTGATCGCGCATGCATTGCATGACAGCGGTCTCCCGGTTGGGATCGAGGCCTCCATTGTCATCATCGGGACCGCGCTCACATGTGTGGTGACCTATGAGCTCGTCCGGCGCATCGCTTGGCTCCGCCCTCTGTTCGGATTGCGGGCGGCGCCGCGGACGGCCGCCAGAATGGAGCAGCCTCGAGCGGCCCGACGCGCGCGGCCGTCCGATTGGCCGGATGGCAAAAGGTGCTAA
- a CDS encoding LytTR family DNA-binding domain-containing protein, with product MFAAIAAVALAIGIVNALSGAQDAAWRGDTYDIGRRLFWEMSSISVILLLLPILVLAVRRMRRTPGLAARAGIGAVALLGFSALHITGMVAVRKLVLWLAGGAYDFRFSLATVLYEFRKDAVAVVLIASTIWLLESRRELRKAAVAPSAPPAPQRSSSPEMIWLRDGTSRIRVVPRDILWVASAGNYIEYSLADGTRHLIRGTLAAAESELARFAIVRIHRTRLANLDRVRGVDLKASGDFELAFDNGQTLGGSRRYRPAVASLGSRTAPMGIAAADRPEIHKQS from the coding sequence ATGTTCGCTGCGATCGCGGCCGTCGCGCTCGCGATCGGAATCGTCAATGCGCTCTCGGGCGCTCAGGACGCCGCCTGGCGCGGCGACACCTACGACATCGGCCGGCGGCTGTTCTGGGAGATGTCGAGCATCTCCGTCATCCTGCTGCTGCTGCCGATCCTGGTGCTGGCGGTCCGCCGCATGCGCCGGACACCTGGCCTGGCCGCACGTGCAGGAATCGGGGCTGTCGCCCTGCTCGGCTTCTCCGCCCTCCACATCACCGGCATGGTCGCAGTGCGGAAGCTCGTGCTCTGGCTGGCCGGAGGCGCCTACGACTTCCGCTTCTCGCTCGCGACGGTCCTGTACGAATTCCGCAAGGACGCCGTGGCCGTTGTCCTGATCGCCAGCACGATCTGGCTGCTCGAAAGCCGGCGTGAGCTGAGGAAGGCCGCAGTCGCTCCGTCGGCGCCGCCTGCCCCGCAACGATCGTCGTCCCCCGAGATGATCTGGCTGCGCGACGGTACGAGCCGCATTCGCGTGGTGCCGCGCGACATCCTCTGGGTCGCGTCCGCCGGCAATTACATCGAGTACAGCCTCGCCGACGGCACCCGGCACCTGATCCGCGGCACGCTCGCAGCGGCGGAAAGCGAGCTGGCGCGCTTCGCCATCGTTCGCATTCACAGGACCAGGCTTGCCAATCTCGATCGGGTGCGCGGCGTGGACCTCAAGGCCTCAGGAGATTTCGAGCTTGCCTTCGACAACGGCCAGACGCTCGGAGGCAGCCGGCGTTACCGGCCGGCGGTCGCCTCGCTCGGAAGCCGAACCGCCCCGATGGGAATCGCCGCCGCCGATCGGCCGGAGATCCATAAACAGTCGTGA
- a CDS encoding alpha/beta hydrolase: MPEVIFTGPAGRLEGRYHPAKQKNAPIAMILHPHPQFHGTMNHQIVYQCYYAFAHRGFSVLRFNFRGVGRSQGSFDHGTGELSDAAAALDWAQTINPEARACWVAGFSFGAWIGMQLLMRRPEVEGFISIAPPANLYDFSFLAPCPSSGLIVHGEKDAVVPPKDVNTLVEKLKTQKGIVIDQQVIPGANHFFDAKLEPLMETITAYLDMRLANVR; the protein is encoded by the coding sequence ATGCCTGAAGTCATTTTCACCGGCCCTGCCGGCCGCCTCGAGGGCCGCTATCACCCGGCCAAGCAGAAGAACGCGCCGATCGCGATGATCCTGCATCCGCATCCGCAGTTCCACGGCACGATGAACCATCAGATCGTGTACCAGTGCTACTACGCGTTTGCTCATCGCGGCTTCTCGGTGCTGCGCTTCAACTTCCGCGGCGTCGGCCGCAGCCAGGGCTCGTTCGACCACGGCACGGGCGAATTGTCGGATGCCGCCGCAGCGCTCGACTGGGCGCAGACCATCAATCCCGAAGCGCGCGCCTGCTGGGTCGCCGGCTTCTCCTTCGGCGCCTGGATCGGCATGCAGCTCCTGATGCGCCGCCCCGAGGTCGAGGGCTTCATCTCGATCGCACCGCCCGCCAATCTCTACGACTTCTCGTTCCTCGCGCCCTGCCCGTCGTCGGGCTTGATCGTGCACGGCGAGAAGGACGCAGTGGTGCCGCCCAAGGACGTCAACACGCTGGTCGAGAAGCTGAAGACGCAGAAGGGCATCGTGATCGACCAGCAGGTCATCCCCGGCGCCAACCATTTCTTCGACGCCAAGCTCGAGCCGCTGATGGAAACCATCACGGCGTATCTGGACATGCGGCTGGCGAACGTTCGCTAA